In Candidatus Binatia bacterium, one DNA window encodes the following:
- a CDS encoding OsmC family protein yields MLEYRVSARRIDAHGSAATTKDAEIVLDTDINGRPDAFNPAELFLAAIAACMIKGIERVTPMLHFDLRGVEIHLHGVRQDSPPKMVSVDYELIVDTDEDDRRLDLLHQNVRKYGTISNTVAAATKLEGVIKRKT; encoded by the coding sequence ATGCTGGAGTATCGCGTTAGCGCCCGTCGAATCGATGCGCATGGAAGTGCCGCCACCACCAAAGACGCGGAGATCGTCCTCGACACGGACATCAACGGCCGGCCGGACGCCTTCAATCCGGCCGAGCTGTTCCTCGCGGCCATTGCCGCTTGCATGATCAAGGGGATAGAGCGGGTGACGCCGATGCTCCACTTTGATCTTCGCGGCGTCGAAATTCACCTTCACGGCGTCCGCCAGGACAGTCCGCCCAAGATGGTCTCTGTCGACTATGAACTCATCGTCGACACGGATGAGGACGATCGGCGTCTCGATCTTCTGCATCAGAATGTTCGCAAGTACGGGACAATCTCCAACACCGTGGCGGCCGCGACGAAGCTCGAAGGCGTGATCAAAAGGAAGACTTGA